A part of Paenibacillus donghaensis genomic DNA contains:
- a CDS encoding 3'-5' exonuclease, which translates to MDFTAIDFETANSSRSSACALGITQVTGGSITAEYAYLIDPQSRFDGINISIHGITPSMVAGKPTFRELWPVIEPLLEGRIVVAHNAAFDMSVLRYCLDEAGLPYPNFQYLCTYLLGKKMLNQLPSHKLNIVSGHYGIALNHHDALEDARACASILLKLMEQELHHDPLLLAQAQGYRPGTLYSGGYKPFTALPKAKTTKKPASGGSRLSM; encoded by the coding sequence ATGGATTTCACCGCAATAGACTTTGAGACTGCCAATTCCAGCCGTTCCAGCGCTTGTGCGCTCGGGATCACTCAGGTTACGGGCGGAAGCATTACGGCAGAATATGCCTATCTGATTGATCCGCAGTCACGATTTGACGGGATCAACATCTCCATACACGGAATTACTCCCTCCATGGTGGCGGGCAAGCCAACGTTCCGCGAGCTGTGGCCTGTGATTGAGCCGCTGCTGGAGGGGCGGATTGTGGTAGCGCATAATGCCGCTTTTGATATGAGTGTGCTGCGTTACTGCCTGGATGAGGCGGGCCTGCCTTACCCCAATTTCCAATACCTCTGTACCTACCTGCTCGGCAAAAAAATGCTCAACCAGCTGCCCTCCCACAAACTAAACATCGTGTCCGGGCATTACGGCATCGCGCTTAACCACCATGATGCCTTGGAGGACGCCCGCGCCTGTGCTTCCATTCTGCTGAAGCTGATGGAGCAGGAGCTGCACCATGATCCGCTGCTGCTCGCACAGGCTCAGGGCTATCGGCCCGGAACCCTCTATAGCGGCGGCTATAAGCCGTTCACTGCGCTGCCGAAGGCCAAGACAACAAAGAAGCCTGCTTCGGGCGGGAGCAGACTTTCGATGTAG
- a CDS encoding sensor histidine kinase yields MRGFSLAKRFGRLQIRRKIFLIFLPLIIFPLLALGLLSGQMFSRSMIEKAKSNIEDESKLIMLQIDTIVKNTESSANIMVTDIHRMYAERPTAASPIEETRFRNLMQSQLSIDLIIFPDVDSAVFVATSGEIYSSYAYGNDGEEQVFNSGMLEEARRQGSYGTNRWFPVERRNYLVSDPEVPVLTLSKVVFNLDTGIPLGTLFVNVQENTLAAFLGTAGESSSTKEYFIVDGSHRIVSAPDKALLLTKPEDKLPYSLGTTGTTVSEIIGRGSQRELATVTSYDKLDWKLVNTISLQTVTQDIRRNITLTIMVGAICLLLSLLLAGKLSNLIINPLLQVTKAMRKVRDGDLNVTSPVTTEDETGLISTVFNSMVSRIKELLATITDEQARKREYELALIHAQIKPHFLYNTLDTIYVLNDLELNEEARDTTKALADFYRVVLSRGNEVIPLSEEIANAADYLTIMQVRNPDVLRYEMNIPERLKDIPIPKLSLQPLIENAIYHGLKTKGSQGLISIEARESGGNVIITVGDNGVGMSKEQVSRIEEYRSREGKPASIGIYSVYERIKLYFGEPYGLTVESTPGEGTVMSMTLPGTDA; encoded by the coding sequence ATGCGAGGATTTTCGCTGGCGAAGAGGTTCGGAAGATTGCAGATCCGCAGGAAGATCTTTCTTATTTTCTTGCCACTGATCATATTCCCACTGCTTGCTCTGGGGCTGCTCTCCGGCCAGATGTTCAGCCGTTCCATGATAGAGAAGGCCAAGAGTAACATTGAAGACGAATCCAAGCTGATTATGCTGCAAATTGATACGATTGTAAAAAATACAGAGAGCAGCGCCAACATCATGGTTACGGATATCCACCGGATGTACGCTGAACGTCCTACGGCAGCTTCGCCCATAGAGGAAACCAGGTTCCGCAATCTCATGCAGAGCCAGCTCTCGATAGATTTGATTATTTTCCCGGATGTCGATTCTGCTGTCTTCGTGGCCACCTCCGGGGAGATTTATTCCTCCTACGCCTACGGTAATGACGGGGAAGAGCAGGTGTTCAACAGTGGGATGCTGGAGGAAGCAAGGAGACAGGGCAGCTACGGAACCAACCGTTGGTTCCCTGTGGAGCGGCGCAACTATCTGGTCAGTGATCCAGAGGTGCCGGTGCTGACATTGAGTAAAGTGGTATTCAATCTGGACACGGGCATTCCACTGGGCACACTTTTTGTCAATGTGCAGGAGAACACGCTCGCCGCCTTCCTTGGCACAGCCGGAGAAAGCTCCTCTACGAAGGAGTATTTCATTGTGGATGGAAGTCATCGGATTGTGTCCGCACCGGATAAAGCGCTGCTGCTCACCAAACCGGAGGACAAGCTGCCCTACAGCCTCGGCACGACTGGCACTACGGTCTCGGAGATCATCGGCCGGGGCAGTCAGCGAGAGCTTGCTACTGTCACCAGCTATGACAAACTGGACTGGAAGCTTGTGAATACTATCTCCTTGCAGACAGTGACTCAGGATATCCGCCGCAATATTACCTTAACCATTATGGTAGGCGCGATATGTCTGCTGCTGTCGCTGCTGCTGGCTGGCAAGCTGTCCAATCTTATTATAAACCCACTGCTTCAGGTGACAAAGGCGATGCGGAAGGTGAGGGACGGCGATCTGAATGTCACATCGCCTGTAACGACAGAGGATGAGACCGGCCTGATCTCCACGGTCTTCAATTCTATGGTTAGCCGAATCAAGGAACTGCTGGCGACCATAACCGATGAACAGGCCCGCAAGCGGGAGTATGAGCTGGCTCTAATCCACGCCCAGATTAAGCCGCATTTTCTATATAATACTCTGGATACGATTTATGTGCTGAATGACCTGGAGCTGAATGAAGAAGCCCGTGATACAACCAAGGCGCTGGCTGATTTCTACCGGGTGGTGCTCAGCAGAGGCAATGAGGTGATCCCTCTGTCCGAGGAGATTGCCAATGCTGCCGACTACCTGACGATTATGCAGGTGCGCAATCCCGACGTCTTGCGCTATGAGATGAATATCCCGGAACGGCTTAAGGATATTCCAATACCGAAGCTTTCTCTGCAGCCGCTTATCGAGAATGCCATTTATCACGGGCTGAAGACCAAGGGCAGTCAGGGGCTGATTTCAATTGAGGCCCGTGAATCCGGCGGGAATGTCATAATTACGGTTGGAGATAATGGAGTAGGCATGTCCAAGGAGCAGGTGTCACGGATCGAAGAATACCGCTCACGGGAAGGCAAGCCGGCTTCCATTGGGATATACAGTGTTTATGAACGGATTAAGCTGTATTTTGGAGAGCCATACGGTTTGAC
- a CDS encoding helix-turn-helix transcriptional regulator: protein MNNIMAELRKQQRMTQEELANRCKVTRQTIISLENGKYNPSIFLAHRIAREFELTIEQVFMFEEE from the coding sequence ATGAACAATATAATGGCAGAGCTGCGGAAGCAGCAACGAATGACCCAGGAGGAGCTAGCGAATCGCTGCAAGGTAACGCGTCAGACGATTATTTCCCTTGAGAACGGTAAGTATAACCCTTCGATATTTCTCGCTCACCGCATTGCCAGGGAATTTGAACTGACCATTGAGCAGGTGTTTATGTTTGAGGAGGAATGA
- a CDS encoding 3'-5' exoribonuclease YhaM family protein, producing the protein MTQINKLAPQDEFVGFYLLRELTLKQTNGTPPKDYFDIVLGDASGQLSAKYWDVSTTDKETFFPMALVKVRGIAHTYREKLQIKINKIRLANETDGVDMTDFIRSAPVRPVDLVHTIKTAMASIQDQEIATIVSFCVAKVEEKLMHYPAAKTYHHAYFAGLAYHMVRMLEIGDFLCKQRPFLNPDLMKAGIILHDIAKPEEMISQLGIVSDYSLQGKLIGHISMAANWITEAAITKGIDLNSEKVLGLQHLVLSHHNLGEWGSPVQPQTAEAVALHHIDAMDAKLQMVEDALDTTAESEPWTPFIRGLENKAVYRLKI; encoded by the coding sequence ATGACACAAATTAACAAGCTAGCTCCGCAGGATGAATTCGTCGGGTTCTATCTGTTGCGGGAGCTGACACTTAAACAAACGAACGGTACTCCTCCAAAGGATTATTTCGACATCGTTCTGGGCGATGCCAGCGGGCAACTGTCAGCTAAATATTGGGACGTAAGCACCACGGATAAAGAGACGTTTTTTCCGATGGCGCTGGTTAAGGTGCGTGGGATTGCGCATACTTACCGCGAGAAGCTGCAGATCAAGATCAACAAAATCAGGCTGGCCAATGAAACGGACGGCGTGGATATGACAGACTTTATCCGTTCCGCGCCTGTTCGTCCGGTGGATCTGGTTCATACGATTAAAACAGCGATGGCGAGCATTCAGGACCAGGAAATCGCAACTATCGTCTCCTTCTGCGTAGCCAAGGTCGAGGAGAAGCTGATGCATTATCCGGCGGCCAAAACCTATCATCATGCATACTTCGCCGGTCTGGCTTATCATATGGTACGTATGCTGGAGATTGGCGATTTTCTCTGCAAGCAGCGTCCATTCCTGAACCCTGACTTGATGAAGGCCGGAATTATTCTGCACGATATCGCCAAACCGGAGGAGATGATTTCACAGCTGGGCATTGTCTCCGATTACAGTCTGCAGGGCAAGCTGATCGGACATATCTCGATGGCGGCCAACTGGATCACGGAAGCGGCGATTACGAAGGGCATTGACCTGAACTCCGAGAAGGTGCTTGGCCTGCAGCATCTGGTACTGTCGCACCATAACCTTGGCGAATGGGGCAGTCCGGTCCAGCCGCAAACGGCGGAGGCGGTGGCCCTGCACCATATTGATGCGATGGACGCCAAGCTGCAGATGGTGGAGGATGCGCTGGATACCACGGCCGAGAGCGAACCTTGGACGCCGTTTATCCGGGGGCTGGAGAATAAAGCGGTTTACCGCTTGAAAATTTAA